The Poseidonibacter antarcticus genome includes a region encoding these proteins:
- a CDS encoding ABC transporter substrate-binding protein — protein sequence MKKTVLIASLIASLNISSFASESLTVMGFGGDYSKIQKEHMIEPFMKKTGINILTDDYKGGTAEIKAQVDSGNVKWDVIDIDYIDLEKACNENLLEIIDPEFLPKGDDGVSAKNDFYPLALSSECAVGITFWSAVFAYNDKFIGDIKPKTINDLFDTKKIPGKRGLNKRAQINMEWALIADGVAAKDVYDVLETQEGVKRAFAKLDTIKDSVIWFDSWSQSPQLLNDGSVIMSQAPNGRFTKFNVVWDAQGFDLDGWAIVKGTKKLELSKKFIAYATSTVPLSGVKDINYGPTRKSSTNLVDKEAQQNLPTAHLDEGFKVNSAFWSDYGTELNEQFNAWLLKK from the coding sequence ATGAAGAAAACAGTATTAATAGCATCTTTAATAGCATCTTTAAACATATCAAGCTTTGCATCAGAGAGTTTAACAGTTATGGGGTTTGGTGGGGATTATAGTAAAATCCAGAAAGAACATATGATTGAACCTTTTATGAAAAAAACAGGTATAAATATTTTAACTGATGACTATAAAGGTGGAACAGCTGAGATAAAAGCACAAGTAGATTCAGGTAATGTTAAATGGGATGTTATCGATATTGATTATATTGATTTAGAAAAAGCTTGTAATGAAAATCTTTTAGAAATAATTGATCCAGAGTTTTTACCAAAAGGGGATGATGGAGTTAGTGCAAAAAATGATTTTTATCCTTTAGCATTATCAAGTGAGTGTGCTGTGGGAATTACTTTTTGGTCTGCTGTATTTGCTTATAACGACAAATTTATAGGTGATATTAAACCTAAAACAATAAATGATTTATTTGATACAAAAAAGATACCAGGTAAAAGAGGTTTGAACAAGAGAGCACAAATAAATATGGAATGGGCATTAATAGCTGATGGCGTAGCGGCTAAAGATGTTTATGATGTTCTAGAAACACAAGAAGGTGTTAAAAGAGCATTTGCAAAACTTGATACAATTAAAGACTCAGTTATTTGGTTTGATTCATGGTCGCAATCACCTCAATTATTAAATGATGGATCAGTAATTATGTCTCAAGCACCTAATGGTAGATTTACGAAATTTAATGTTGTTTGGGATGCACAAGGATTTGATTTAGATGGTTGGGCCATAGTTAAAGGAACAAAAAAATTAGAATTATCAAAGAAATTTATAGCTTATGCTACTTCAACAGTACCATTATCTGGAGTAAAAGATATTAATTATGGACCAACAAGAAAATCTTCAACTAATTTAGTAGATAAAGAAGCACAGCAAAATCTTCCAACGGCCCATTTAGATGAAGGTTTTAAAGTTAACAGTGCTTTTTGGTCTGATTATGGTACTGAATTAAATGAACAATTTAATGCATGGTTATTAAAAAAATAG
- the mtaB gene encoding tRNA (N(6)-L-threonylcarbamoyladenosine(37)-C(2))-methylthiotransferase MtaB, whose amino-acid sequence MNFTKDKQKVYFKTFGCRTNVFDTQVMMSNLKDFDVTQNEKDADVVVINSCTVTNGADSTARGYINSLKKLPKDPRVVFTGCGVWTKGESLFKEEKVDALFGHSEKEKINELLQQEDRFFQAGDLEHLDNTIVEEFIGKSRAFIKIQEGCDFRCSYCIIPHVRGDARSYSEEKILEQVETLASNGFGEFILTGTNVGSYGKKQHTSLAKLLKKMSQIKGVRRIRMGSIEPIQIDDEFKELVNEPFMAKHLHIALQHTSKDMLKIMNRRNKVLSDLELFEFLSENGYALGTDFIVGHPGETEELWKEAMENLHKFPLTHVHAFTYSKRDGTPSATMKPEVRGNIAKLRYNELTKIIEEKNYNFRKNNNKTLEILIEQEKNGKYIGLDQHFNHIEIDSTVDLVGDWIFIDDYDVKAKNNVAKFR is encoded by the coding sequence ATGAATTTTACTAAAGATAAACAAAAAGTATATTTTAAAACATTTGGATGTAGAACAAATGTTTTTGATACACAAGTTATGATGAGTAACTTAAAAGATTTTGATGTTACACAAAATGAAAAAGATGCAGATGTTGTAGTTATTAACTCATGTACTGTTACAAATGGTGCTGATAGTACAGCTCGTGGTTATATAAATTCTTTAAAGAAACTTCCAAAAGATCCAAGAGTTGTATTTACAGGGTGTGGAGTATGGACAAAAGGTGAGAGTTTATTTAAAGAAGAAAAAGTTGATGCTTTATTTGGACATTCAGAAAAAGAAAAAATAAATGAACTTTTACAACAAGAAGATAGATTTTTCCAAGCTGGTGATTTAGAACATCTTGATAATACAATCGTAGAAGAATTTATAGGTAAAAGTAGAGCTTTTATCAAAATTCAAGAAGGTTGTGATTTTAGATGTTCATATTGTATTATTCCTCACGTACGTGGAGATGCAAGATCTTATAGTGAAGAAAAAATATTAGAACAAGTTGAAACTTTAGCATCAAATGGATTTGGTGAATTTATTTTAACAGGAACAAATGTAGGTTCTTATGGAAAAAAACAGCATACTTCATTAGCAAAACTTTTAAAGAAAATGTCACAAATCAAAGGTGTTAGAAGAATTAGAATGGGAAGTATTGAGCCTATTCAAATTGATGATGAATTTAAAGAATTGGTAAATGAACCATTTATGGCAAAGCATCTACATATTGCACTTCAACATACTTCAAAAGATATGCTAAAAATTATGAATAGAAGAAATAAAGTTTTATCAGATTTAGAGCTTTTTGAATTTTTAAGTGAAAATGGCTATGCTTTAGGAACTGACTTTATTGTAGGACACCCAGGTGAAACTGAAGAATTATGGAAAGAAGCTATGGAAAATCTTCATAAATTCCCTCTTACACATGTACATGCATTTACATATTCAAAAAGAGATGGAACACCAAGTGCAACTATGAAACCTGAAGTTCGTGGTAATATTGCAAAATTACGTTATAACGAATTAACTAAAATTATTGAAGAAAAAAATTATAATTTTAGAAAAAACAATAATAAAACTTTAGAAATATTAATAGAACAAGAAAAAAATGGGAAATACATAGGTTTAGATCAACATTTTAATCATATTGAAATTGATTCTACTGTTGATTTAGTAGGCGATTGGATATTTATTGATGATTATGATGTAAAGGCTAAAAATAATGTCGCAAAATTCAGATAA
- a CDS encoding mechanosensitive ion channel family protein: MLKNLLLIFIFTITVFAESEVVDKKDKAEVKKIEQNIIKEKFNEAQIELKEKEKKELEEKKKKEINIQNLAKIESLLEKIKKIELGLKNNILLKRYSNYLSYRKISTELAILKRSLTNKKNAEEEQVYQLHNKIRVKENELELIEEYKGSPIGGFINPPEIEAYDHISNPFGIINALSQIKKLEDSKNQFKNREEDISDLTIKLDEELFLYLELFNLEQRSDYKEKITFLDKQKKDFNMVLEIVSTTEEVYTRKIEQVILEIKNQISQQVEKVLFIFIILLVLAFVSFLVKLALKKYFSQNESYYMTNKIINFTVVFLIVMILMFSYIDNVSYLVTILGFASAGIAIALKDWFMSIFGWMVMVTSGSIQVGDRIKVSRSGVQAVGDVLDISLFKITIREDITYTSYTVNRRTGRIFFIPNNYIFSEMIANYTHSGLRTVWDGIDITITFDSNYKKAQKISRDILKHYSKGYTDITRKQLSKMRSKYQLRATGVEPRVFTFVESYGIVISGWYLTNSYAALQLRSTMSPEILEAFMKEDDIHIAYPTQQINMNNTENHYGPSRSNRPKPEDLEDIEG, encoded by the coding sequence GTGCTTAAAAATTTATTATTAATATTTATTTTTACAATTACAGTTTTTGCCGAAAGTGAAGTTGTTGATAAAAAAGATAAAGCAGAAGTTAAAAAAATCGAACAAAATATAATAAAAGAAAAATTCAATGAAGCACAAATTGAATTAAAAGAAAAAGAAAAAAAAGAGTTAGAAGAAAAGAAAAAAAAAGAGATTAATATTCAAAATCTTGCAAAAATTGAAAGTTTACTTGAAAAGATTAAAAAAATTGAATTAGGATTAAAAAATAATATTCTTTTAAAAAGATATTCTAATTATCTTTCATATAGAAAAATATCTACAGAACTAGCTATTTTAAAGAGAAGTTTAACAAATAAGAAAAATGCAGAAGAAGAGCAGGTATACCAACTTCATAATAAAATAAGAGTAAAAGAAAATGAACTTGAATTAATAGAAGAGTATAAGGGATCACCAATTGGTGGCTTTATTAATCCTCCAGAAATTGAAGCTTATGATCATATATCAAATCCTTTTGGTATTATAAATGCACTTTCTCAAATTAAAAAGTTAGAAGATAGTAAAAACCAATTTAAAAATAGAGAAGAAGATATTAGTGATTTAACAATTAAGTTAGACGAAGAACTCTTTTTATATTTAGAACTATTTAATTTAGAACAAAGAAGTGATTATAAAGAAAAGATTACTTTTCTAGATAAGCAGAAAAAAGATTTTAATATGGTTTTAGAAATTGTATCAACTACAGAAGAAGTTTATACAAGAAAAATCGAACAAGTAATTTTAGAGATTAAAAATCAAATATCACAACAAGTTGAAAAAGTTCTTTTTATATTTATAATACTTTTAGTTTTAGCATTCGTTTCATTTTTAGTAAAACTTGCACTTAAAAAATACTTCTCACAAAATGAGAGTTACTATATGACAAATAAAATTATTAACTTTACAGTTGTATTTTTAATTGTGATGATTTTAATGTTTTCGTATATTGATAATGTTTCATATCTTGTAACAATTTTAGGGTTTGCATCAGCTGGTATTGCTATTGCTTTAAAAGATTGGTTTATGTCTATATTTGGATGGATGGTAATGGTTACATCTGGTTCTATACAAGTTGGTGATAGAATTAAAGTAAGTAGAAGTGGTGTTCAAGCTGTTGGTGATGTTTTAGATATTTCACTATTTAAAATCACAATTAGAGAAGATATTACTTATACTTCATATACAGTAAATAGAAGAACAGGTCGTATTTTCTTTATTCCAAATAATTATATATTCTCTGAAATGATTGCAAACTATACACATTCAGGACTTAGAACTGTTTGGGATGGTATTGATATTACTATTACTTTTGATTCAAATTATAAAAAAGCACAAAAAATTTCAAGAGATATTTTAAAGCATTATTCAAAAGGTTATACAGATATTACAAGAAAACAGTTAAGCAAAATGAGAAGTAAATATCAACTTAGAGCAACAGGAGTTGAACCACGTGTATTCACTTTTGTTGAATCGTATGGAATTGTAATTTCAGGATGGTATCTTACAAATTCTTATGCAGCTTTACAATTAAGAAGTACTATGAGTCCAGAGATATTAGAAGCATTTATGAAAGAAGATGATATTCATATTGCATATCCTACTCAACAAATTAATATGAATAATACGGAAAATCATTATGGTCCATCACGTTCAAATAGACCAAAACCAGAAGACTTAGAAGATATAGAGGGTTAA
- the dgt gene encoding dGTPase, giving the protein MIDYNKKITVDREFYPSKNIDASVESDRGRILSSPAFRRLQKRTQVFALELNASIRTRLTHSLEVSQNARFISKTILSKLKEKKGLDFYKLEGLENAFVSTAEMTSLLHDIGNPPFGHFAEQTINDWISKNLIAKLDSFETITKEHINLKELIKKDICNYDGNAQAIRVISKLQRLNLSYTQILSVLKYTRGAFEDKPKQGEKFDYLKKKPGYYYSEKNFIEKIQETLEVKEGCRFPITYIMEAADDISYLTADLEDSVEKGILSLDDVYNLIKQECEKEDEHYLLEVIQDRYEKAKEDEEPYQFNMFFTLVRAKIVSSLVYHVVDIFIDNHEKIFNGEFNYALLEFDKESKYYKAIKILQNISMKYIYQNKHIQTLELKCYAIINGLFTNYKPLLDLDIKDFEKLLRDEEIDCFISMRLLRRISPKQIVAYKNNIKELNNEDVKSYEILEWYHRVRLIIDYISGMTDDYALEEYKVLRALK; this is encoded by the coding sequence ATGATAGATTATAATAAAAAAATTACAGTAGATAGAGAGTTTTATCCTTCAAAAAATATTGATGCCTCAGTTGAAAGTGATAGGGGAAGAATTTTGTCTTCTCCTGCTTTTAGAAGATTGCAAAAGCGTACTCAAGTTTTTGCATTAGAATTAAATGCTTCTATTCGTACTCGTTTAACTCATTCTTTAGAAGTTTCTCAAAATGCCCGTTTTATATCTAAAACTATTCTTTCTAAATTAAAGGAGAAAAAAGGTTTAGATTTTTATAAATTAGAAGGTTTAGAAAACGCTTTTGTTTCAACTGCTGAAATGACAAGCTTACTTCATGATATAGGAAACCCACCTTTTGGACATTTTGCTGAGCAAACTATAAATGATTGGATTTCAAAAAACTTGATTGCAAAATTAGATAGTTTTGAAACAATTACAAAAGAACATATAAATTTAAAAGAATTAATCAAAAAAGATATTTGTAATTATGATGGAAACGCACAAGCTATAAGAGTTATCTCAAAATTACAAAGACTAAATCTATCGTATACTCAAATATTATCTGTTTTAAAATATACAAGAGGCGCTTTTGAGGATAAACCTAAACAAGGCGAAAAGTTTGATTATCTAAAGAAAAAGCCAGGTTATTACTATAGTGAAAAGAATTTCATAGAAAAAATTCAAGAAACTTTAGAAGTAAAAGAAGGATGTAGATTTCCAATAACTTATATTATGGAAGCTGCTGATGATATTTCATATCTTACTGCTGATTTAGAAGATTCAGTTGAAAAAGGAATTTTATCATTAGATGATGTTTATAATCTTATAAAACAAGAGTGTGAGAAAGAGGATGAACATTATCTTTTAGAAGTTATTCAAGATAGGTATGAAAAAGCAAAAGAAGATGAAGAACCATATCAGTTTAATATGTTCTTTACGCTAGTTCGAGCAAAGATTGTATCTTCTTTAGTTTATCATGTTGTGGACATTTTTATAGATAATCATGAAAAAATATTTAATGGAGAATTTAACTATGCTTTGCTTGAATTTGATAAAGAAAGTAAATATTACAAAGCAATAAAAATTTTACAAAATATATCAATGAAATATATTTATCAAAACAAACACATTCAAACATTGGAACTTAAATGTTATGCAATAATAAATGGATTATTTACAAATTATAAACCACTTTTAGATTTGGATATAAAAGATTTTGAAAAATTATTAAGAGATGAAGAAATTGATTGTTTTATTTCTATGAGATTATTAAGAAGAATTTCTCCAAAGCAAATTGTCGCATATAAAAATAACATAAAAGAACTAAATAATGAAGATGTAAAATCATATGAAATTTTAGAGTGGTATCATCGTGTTAGACTTATTATTGATTATATTAGCGGTATGACCGATGATTATGCTTTAGAAGAATATAAAGTTTTACGTGCCTTGAAATAA
- the ppk2 gene encoding polyphosphate kinase 2 — protein sequence MVDKIVKIDEDEVSLDELVSIYKNYKNLEEKSLKISSKREAEKALKPYQAELIKLQKHLEDTQQKMIILFEGRDAAGKGGTIRRITRYMNEKHYRVVALGKPTQEQKTQWYYQKYIEHFPRGGEVVLFDRSWYNRAMVEHVFDFCTEKEYSDFMNSVTFFENDLTTQGTIIVKLYFSVTKDEQANRFERRKTDPLRQWKLSEIDMQAQERWDDFTLTKYNMLKQTHSHNAPWTVIRSNDKQKARLEALKVILNSVDYKDRDADIDYSVDPKIVISGAREIEIMDAQRLKNGKFIG from the coding sequence ATGGTTGATAAAATTGTAAAAATTGATGAAGATGAAGTATCTTTAGATGAATTAGTTAGTATCTATAAAAACTATAAGAACTTAGAAGAAAAAAGTTTAAAGATATCAAGTAAAAGAGAGGCTGAAAAAGCACTTAAGCCTTATCAAGCTGAATTAATTAAACTTCAAAAACATTTAGAAGATACTCAACAAAAGATGATTATTCTTTTTGAAGGTAGAGATGCTGCTGGAAAAGGTGGAACAATCAGAAGAATAACAAGATATATGAATGAAAAACATTATAGAGTTGTAGCACTTGGTAAACCAACACAAGAGCAAAAAACTCAATGGTATTATCAAAAGTATATTGAGCATTTTCCAAGAGGTGGAGAAGTAGTTCTTTTTGATAGATCTTGGTATAACAGAGCTATGGTTGAACACGTTTTTGATTTTTGTACAGAAAAAGAGTATTCAGATTTTATGAATAGTGTTACTTTTTTTGAAAATGATTTAACAACACAAGGTACAATAATTGTTAAGTTATATTTCTCAGTTACAAAAGATGAACAAGCTAATAGATTTGAGAGAAGAAAAACAGATCCTTTAAGACAATGGAAATTAAGTGAAATTGATATGCAAGCTCAAGAAAGATGGGATGATTTTACTTTAACAAAATATAATATGTTAAAACAAACTCATTCACACAATGCTCCATGGACAGTAATTCGTTCAAATGATAAACAAAAAGCTAGATTAGAAGCTTTAAAAGTTATATTAAATTCTGTTGATTATAAAGATAGGGATGCAGATATTGATTATAGTGTAGATCCTAAAATTGTAATCTCAGGTGCAAGAGAGATTGAAATAATGGATGCTCAAAGATTAAAAAATGGAAAATTCATCGGATAA
- the aroB gene encoding 3-dehydroquinate synthase, translated as MTVKINLPHDNSYDIFIDKLNELYFDTKVVIVTNPTVSGFHLEYLKTKLNAKELSVCTIPDGEQYKHMETIESILEHCFTKRLDRKSLLVAFGGGVIGDMTGFAASIYQRGIDFIQIPTTLLSQVDASVGGKTGINNKFGKNLIGAFHQPIAVYIDPSMLKTLPKREFGAGVAEIVKMAVTFNKDFFEWLEQNDITDEANLKIAIQKSVETKAYVVSQDEKEHGIRAALNYGHTFGHVVENETNYNTYLHGEAVAIGMMMANAASVKLGLMSEDDALRVKKLLEKYNIPTSYNIKNVEDFYEHFFLDKKSLDNKIKFILARGIGDCLITNEVDKKDMIEVLEGFTCA; from the coding sequence ATGACTGTTAAAATTAATTTACCCCACGATAATTCTTATGATATTTTTATAGATAAACTGAACGAACTTTATTTCGATACAAAAGTCGTAATTGTTACTAACCCAACTGTTAGTGGTTTCCACTTAGAGTACTTAAAAACTAAGCTTAATGCAAAAGAACTTAGTGTTTGTACTATTCCTGATGGTGAACAATATAAGCATATGGAAACAATAGAATCTATTTTAGAACACTGTTTTACTAAAAGACTAGATAGAAAATCATTACTTGTTGCTTTTGGTGGTGGTGTTATTGGTGATATGACTGGATTCGCTGCTTCTATTTACCAAAGAGGTATTGATTTTATTCAAATTCCAACTACACTTTTATCACAAGTTGATGCAAGTGTTGGTGGAAAAACTGGTATTAACAATAAGTTTGGAAAAAACTTAATTGGTGCTTTTCACCAACCAATTGCAGTTTATATTGATCCTTCAATGTTAAAAACTCTTCCAAAAAGAGAATTTGGAGCAGGAGTAGCTGAAATCGTTAAAATGGCTGTTACTTTTAATAAAGACTTCTTTGAATGGTTAGAACAAAATGATATTACAGATGAAGCTAATTTAAAAATAGCGATTCAAAAATCTGTAGAAACAAAAGCTTATGTAGTTTCACAAGATGAAAAAGAACACGGTATTAGAGCTGCGTTAAATTATGGACATACTTTTGGGCATGTTGTTGAAAATGAAACAAATTATAATACTTATTTACACGGTGAAGCTGTGGCAATTGGTATGATGATGGCAAATGCTGCATCTGTTAAGTTAGGCTTAATGAGCGAAGATGATGCTTTAAGGGTTAAAAAATTACTTGAAAAGTATAATATTCCAACAAGTTATAATATTAAAAATGTTGAAGACTTTTATGAGCATTTCTTTTTAGATAAGAAATCTTTGGATAATAAAATCAAATTTATATTAGCACGTGGTATTGGTGATTGTTTAATCACAAATGAAGTGGATAAAAAAGATATGATTGAAGTTTTAGAGGGTTTTACTTGTGCTTAA